From Roseibium alexandrii DFL-11, the proteins below share one genomic window:
- a CDS encoding helix-turn-helix transcriptional regulator yields the protein MPQSARQQPDYLTTREVADLLRVKERKVYDLAATNEIPHRRITGKLLFPASEIRAWIEGSGSLVSEDRPAVITGSHDPLLDWAIRDSACGLATLFNGSREGLDCFARHRAALSGLHIPEQTGWNVASVSELGVTDAVLIGWASRKRGLLVSSDAANDIHSVTGLKGKRVVRRQPGAGAAALFSRLLGEAGLNEEDLQSSSGFAHTESEAAGAVASGEADAALGVQAMAKQYKLGFVPLTDEHFDLLIDRKAYFTDPVQLLLNFTRTQQFQDKAASMGGYDLTPLGRVRWLSP from the coding sequence GTGCCACAAAGCGCCAGACAGCAACCTGACTATCTGACGACCCGCGAGGTCGCCGACCTGTTGCGGGTCAAAGAGCGCAAGGTCTATGACCTCGCAGCAACCAATGAGATCCCGCACCGGCGCATCACCGGCAAACTCCTGTTCCCGGCTTCTGAAATCCGCGCATGGATCGAGGGCTCCGGATCTCTTGTATCGGAAGACCGGCCTGCCGTGATCACCGGCTCGCATGACCCCCTGCTGGACTGGGCAATCAGGGACTCAGCTTGCGGCCTTGCCACGCTGTTCAACGGCAGCCGGGAAGGTCTTGACTGTTTTGCCCGCCACCGGGCCGCTTTGTCAGGGCTGCATATCCCCGAACAAACCGGCTGGAATGTTGCTTCTGTTTCCGAACTCGGGGTTACGGATGCGGTGCTCATCGGCTGGGCCAGCCGAAAACGCGGTCTTTTGGTCTCAAGCGATGCAGCCAATGACATTCATTCGGTTACCGGTCTCAAAGGCAAGCGCGTTGTGCGCCGTCAACCGGGTGCTGGCGCAGCCGCCCTCTTCTCAAGGCTTTTGGGAGAGGCGGGGCTGAATGAAGAGGATCTTCAGTCTTCAAGCGGATTTGCCCATACAGAAAGTGAGGCTGCCGGGGCCGTTGCCAGCGGCGAGGCGGACGCAGCGCTCGGCGTTCAAGCCATGGCCAAACAGTATAAACTCGGGTTTGTCCCGCTGACCGATGAACACTTTGATCTCCTGATTGACCGGAAGGCCTATTTCACCGATCCGGTCCAGCTGCTTTTGAACTTCACCCGGACGCAGCAGTTTCAGGACAAGGCTGCCAGTATGGGCGGCTATGACCTGACCCCGCTGGGCCGCGTCCGCTGGCTCTCTCCTTGA
- a CDS encoding extracellular solute-binding protein: MKLKTLILAGTAMAFAGSAALAQDMTIVSWGGAYSASQNNAYHKPYMEKNPGVNIINDESSAEAVAKLRAMNEAGNITWDLVDVVASDAIRLCDEGLAMEIDADSDLAAAPDGTPASEDFGDLLVSECFIPQIVYSTTFGYRSDVEEWGGKEPTDICAVFDTETFPGKRSLEKRPINNVEWALLCDGVAKEDVYDVLETEEGLDRALAKLGTIKDDVIWWSAGAETPQLLADKEVVIGSTYNGRLFALIEEQKQPVKMLWDAQVFDLDGWIIPTGLSDERLARVKDYIMFATDTQRLADQAKYISYGPARKSSAPLVGQHASLGIDMAPHMPTDPENAKNTFLYNYEWWADYRDDIDAKFQAWLAQ; this comes from the coding sequence ATGAAGCTCAAGACTTTGATCCTTGCCGGTACCGCCATGGCTTTTGCGGGCAGTGCTGCGCTCGCACAAGACATGACGATTGTGTCTTGGGGTGGTGCATATTCTGCTTCGCAGAACAACGCCTACCACAAGCCGTACATGGAAAAGAACCCGGGCGTAAACATCATCAATGATGAGTCGTCTGCTGAAGCTGTTGCCAAGCTGCGCGCAATGAACGAGGCGGGCAACATCACCTGGGATCTCGTGGACGTGGTTGCCTCCGATGCGATCCGTCTGTGTGACGAAGGTCTCGCGATGGAAATCGATGCGGACTCGGATTTGGCTGCTGCTCCGGATGGAACGCCGGCTTCTGAAGATTTCGGCGACCTGCTCGTTTCGGAGTGCTTCATCCCGCAGATCGTTTATTCCACCACCTTCGGTTACCGCTCTGACGTTGAAGAATGGGGTGGTAAAGAGCCGACAGACATCTGCGCGGTATTCGATACTGAAACGTTCCCGGGCAAGCGGTCGCTTGAAAAGCGTCCGATCAACAACGTCGAATGGGCGCTACTTTGTGATGGCGTTGCCAAGGAAGACGTCTATGACGTTCTGGAGACCGAAGAAGGGCTGGACCGGGCACTCGCAAAGCTCGGCACGATCAAGGACGACGTGATCTGGTGGTCTGCTGGTGCGGAAACTCCGCAGCTGCTGGCTGACAAAGAAGTTGTCATTGGTTCGACCTACAACGGTCGTCTCTTTGCTCTGATTGAAGAGCAGAAGCAGCCGGTCAAGATGTTGTGGGACGCCCAGGTGTTCGACCTTGATGGCTGGATCATCCCGACTGGTCTTTCCGATGAGCGTTTGGCGCGCGTCAAGGACTACATCATGTTCGCAACGGACACTCAGCGTCTTGCAGACCAGGCCAAATATATCTCCTACGGTCCGGCTCGTAAGTCGTCCGCTCCGCTTGTTGGTCAGCACGCATCACTGGGTATCGACATGGCTCCGCACATGCCGACAGATCCGGAGAACGCCAAGAACACCTTCCTCTATAATTATGAATGGTGGGCGGATTATCGCGACGACATCGACGCGAAATTCCAGGCTTGGCTGGCTCAGTAA
- the tsaA gene encoding tRNA (N6-threonylcarbamoyladenosine(37)-N6)-methyltransferase TrmO, giving the protein MRPHEVFVPTTPPEDAQLRYIGRIHTPWLDRKECPRRGDPENGPDCRIEVFEPWVPALKNIETFDSIEVLYWLDRARRDLVIQNPAHTGDVRGTFALRSPNRPNPIGTSLVKLISVNGPLLTVRGLDCLNGTPLIDLKPDRCAFTDKPRSGE; this is encoded by the coding sequence ATGCGCCCACACGAAGTTTTCGTCCCGACCACACCGCCCGAAGATGCCCAGCTGCGCTACATCGGACGCATCCATACACCCTGGCTCGACCGCAAGGAGTGCCCACGGCGCGGCGATCCTGAAAACGGGCCGGATTGCCGGATCGAGGTGTTCGAACCCTGGGTCCCGGCCCTTAAAAACATCGAGACCTTCGACAGCATCGAGGTGCTGTACTGGCTCGACCGTGCGCGGCGGGATCTGGTCATCCAGAACCCGGCGCATACCGGGGATGTCCGCGGGACATTTGCGCTGCGCTCGCCCAACCGGCCCAACCCCATTGGCACCTCTTTGGTCAAGCTGATCTCCGTCAACGGTCCGCTGCTGACCGTGCGCGGGCTCGACTGCCTCAATGGCACCCCTCTGATCGATCTGAAACCTGACCGGTGCGCTTTCACGGACAAGCCACGGTCCGGCGAATAG
- a CDS encoding ABC transporter ATP-binding protein, with the protein MANNRGAAVKYDSVQKSYDGESLVVKNLNLDIPPGEFLTMLGPSGSGKTTCLMMLAGFEPATHGEIYLNDRPINNVPPHKRGIGMVFQNYALFPHMTVSENLAFPLQVRNVSKAEQEEKVHRALDMVELGSFGNRRPAQLSGGQQQRVAVARALVFDPELVLMDEPLGALDKQLREQMQYEIKHIHENLGVTVVYVTHDQTEALTMSDRVAVFNDGVIQQLSTPDDLYEDPQNSFVAQFIGENNKLNGKVVEIQGEECRVELGDGTQLKADRVNVSSVGDKTTLSLRPERVEFDTHDSMDNIVDGRIEELIYLGDHIRVRMNVAGNDEFIVKVRNRGEKRKLHVGETVPVGWSLNDCKALDAVV; encoded by the coding sequence ATGGCGAATAATCGGGGCGCTGCTGTTAAGTATGACAGCGTTCAAAAAAGCTATGACGGCGAAAGCCTTGTCGTAAAAAATCTCAATCTGGATATCCCGCCGGGCGAATTTCTGACCATGCTTGGTCCGTCCGGGTCTGGCAAAACCACCTGCCTGATGATGCTGGCAGGGTTCGAACCGGCAACGCACGGCGAAATCTACCTCAACGATCGGCCGATCAACAATGTCCCGCCACACAAACGCGGGATTGGTATGGTCTTTCAGAACTACGCCTTGTTCCCGCATATGACAGTGTCAGAAAACCTCGCTTTTCCGCTTCAGGTCCGCAACGTCAGTAAAGCGGAGCAGGAAGAAAAGGTTCATCGCGCGCTCGATATGGTGGAGCTTGGGAGTTTCGGAAACCGGCGCCCGGCCCAGCTCTCCGGTGGTCAGCAGCAACGTGTGGCCGTTGCACGTGCTCTGGTGTTCGACCCCGAACTCGTTTTGATGGATGAGCCGCTCGGTGCGCTCGACAAGCAGCTGCGTGAGCAGATGCAGTACGAGATCAAGCACATCCACGAAAATCTCGGCGTAACCGTAGTTTACGTGACGCACGACCAGACCGAAGCGTTGACCATGTCGGACCGCGTCGCCGTGTTCAATGATGGCGTGATCCAGCAACTGTCCACGCCGGATGATCTGTACGAAGATCCGCAAAATTCGTTTGTGGCGCAGTTCATCGGCGAGAACAACAAGCTCAATGGAAAGGTTGTTGAGATCCAGGGCGAGGAGTGCCGTGTGGAGCTTGGTGACGGAACGCAACTCAAAGCCGACCGTGTGAACGTCAGCTCTGTTGGCGACAAGACCACGTTGTCGCTCCGTCCCGAGCGCGTCGAATTCGATACCCACGACAGCATGGACAATATTGTCGATGGTCGGATCGAAGAACTCATTTATCTGGGTGACCACATCCGCGTTCGCATGAACGTGGCTGGCAATGATGAGTTCATTGTAAAAGTTCGCAACCGCGGAGAGAAGCGCAAGCTTCATGTCGGCGAAACAGTCCCTGTGGGCTGGTCGTTGAATGACTGTAAAGCGCTCGACGCTGTTGTCTAA